In one window of Arachis ipaensis cultivar K30076 chromosome B06, Araip1.1, whole genome shotgun sequence DNA:
- the LOC107605220 gene encoding E3 ubiquitin-protein ligase SINAT5 isoform X1, with the protein MDLDSIECVSSSDGMDEDEIQHHNLHPHHHSEFSSSKPRNGGANNNNINNNNNNNNNVMGATVVIPPATSVHELLECPVCTNSMYPPIHQCHNGHTLCSTCKTRVHNRCPTCRQELGDIRCLALEKVAESLELPCKYYSLGCPEIFPYYSKLKHETVCNFRPYNCPYAGSECSIVGDIPFLVAHLRDDHKVDMHTGCTFNHRYVKSNPREVENATWMLTVFHCFGQYFCLHFEAFQLGMAPVYMAFLRFMGDENEARNYSYSLEVGANGRKLIWEGTPRSIRDSHRKVRDSHDGLIIQRNMALFFSGGDRKELKLRVTGRIWKEQQNPDAGVCIPNLCS; encoded by the exons ATGGATTTGGACAGCATTGAGTGTGTGTCATCCTCTGATGGCATGGATGAAGATGAGATCCAACACCATAaccttcatcctcatcatcactcTGAGTTTTCATCTTCGAAGCCTCGCAATGGGGgcgccaacaacaacaacatcaacaacaacaacaacaacaataacaatgttATGGGCGCAACGGTGGTTATTCCTCCTGCAACCAGCGTCCATGAGTTGCTTGAATGTCCCGTTTGCACCAATTCAATGTATCCCCCAATTCATCAG TGCCATAATGGGCATACATTGTGTTCCACATGTAAAACAAGGGTGCACAATCGGTGTCCCACTTGTCGACAAGAGCTTGGAGATATTAGGTGTCTGGCGCTGGAAAAGGTGGCTGAATCGCTCGAGTTACCTTGCAAGTACTACTCCCTCGGATGTCCAGAAATATTTCCATACTACAGCAAGCTGAAGCATGAGACAGTATGCAATTTCAGACCATACAATTGTCCTTATGCTGGATCAGAGTGCTCTATTGTCGGGGACATTCCTTTCCTTGTTGCACATCTGAGGGATGATCACAAGGTGGACATGCACACAGGATGCACATTCAACCACCGCTATGTAAAATCAAATCCCCGTGAAGTTGAGAATGCAACATGGATGCTCACG GTATTTCATTGTTTTGGACAATACTTCTGTCTCCACTTTGAAGCATTCCAGCTAGGCATGGCCCCGGTTTACATGGCATTCCTTCGTTTCATGGGGGACGAGAATGAGGCTCGGAACTATAGCTATAGCCTTGAGGTCGGGGCAAATGGCAGGAAACTCATTTGGGAGGGTACTCCAAGAAGTATCCGGGATAGCCACCGGAAAGTCAGGGATAGCCATGATGGTCTCATCATTCAACGAAATATGGCCTTATTTTTCTCTGGTGGAGATAGGAAGGAACTGAAACTAAGAGTTACGGGAAGAATATGGAAGGAACAACAGAATCCAGATGCCGGAGTGTGCATACCAAATCTTTGTAGCTGA
- the LOC107605220 gene encoding E3 ubiquitin-protein ligase SINAT3 isoform X2 yields MSRLHQFNVSPNSSDFLQCHNGHTLCSTCKTRVHNRCPTCRQELGDIRCLALEKVAESLELPCKYYSLGCPEIFPYYSKLKHETVCNFRPYNCPYAGSECSIVGDIPFLVAHLRDDHKVDMHTGCTFNHRYVKSNPREVENATWMLTVFHCFGQYFCLHFEAFQLGMAPVYMAFLRFMGDENEARNYSYSLEVGANGRKLIWEGTPRSIRDSHRKVRDSHDGLIIQRNMALFFSGGDRKELKLRVTGRIWKEQQNPDAGVCIPNLCS; encoded by the exons ATGTCCCGTTTGCACCAATTCAATGTATCCCCCAATTCATCAG ATTTCTTGCAGTGCCATAATGGGCATACATTGTGTTCCACATGTAAAACAAGGGTGCACAATCGGTGTCCCACTTGTCGACAAGAGCTTGGAGATATTAGGTGTCTGGCGCTGGAAAAGGTGGCTGAATCGCTCGAGTTACCTTGCAAGTACTACTCCCTCGGATGTCCAGAAATATTTCCATACTACAGCAAGCTGAAGCATGAGACAGTATGCAATTTCAGACCATACAATTGTCCTTATGCTGGATCAGAGTGCTCTATTGTCGGGGACATTCCTTTCCTTGTTGCACATCTGAGGGATGATCACAAGGTGGACATGCACACAGGATGCACATTCAACCACCGCTATGTAAAATCAAATCCCCGTGAAGTTGAGAATGCAACATGGATGCTCACG GTATTTCATTGTTTTGGACAATACTTCTGTCTCCACTTTGAAGCATTCCAGCTAGGCATGGCCCCGGTTTACATGGCATTCCTTCGTTTCATGGGGGACGAGAATGAGGCTCGGAACTATAGCTATAGCCTTGAGGTCGGGGCAAATGGCAGGAAACTCATTTGGGAGGGTACTCCAAGAAGTATCCGGGATAGCCACCGGAAAGTCAGGGATAGCCATGATGGTCTCATCATTCAACGAAATATGGCCTTATTTTTCTCTGGTGGAGATAGGAAGGAACTGAAACTAAGAGTTACGGGAAGAATATGGAAGGAACAACAGAATCCAGATGCCGGAGTGTGCATACCAAATCTTTGTAGCTGA